From one Pseudomonas fluorescens genomic stretch:
- a CDS encoding amino acid ABC transporter substrate-binding protein, with the protein MKMLKSTLAVVTAATALGISGFAQAGATLDAVQKKGFVQCGVSDGLPGFSVPDAKGNIVGIDADVCRAVAAAVFGDAKKVKFSQLNAKERFTALQSGEVDVLSRNTTWTSSRDAGMGLVFAGVTYYDGIGFLVNKKLGVSSAKELDGATICIQAGTTTELNVSDYFRANGLKYTPITFDTSDESAKSLESGRCDVLTSDKSQLYAQRSKLAAPADYVVLPETISKEPLGPVVRKGDEEWFSIVKWTLFAMLNAEEMGISSKNVEAEAKATKNPDVARMLGADGEYGKDLKLPKDWVVQIVKQVGNYGEVFEKNLGKETPLQIDRGLNALWNNGGIQYAPPVR; encoded by the coding sequence ATGAAGATGTTGAAATCCACACTGGCAGTGGTTACCGCTGCTACCGCGTTGGGTATCAGCGGTTTCGCACAGGCAGGTGCGACCCTGGACGCAGTACAGAAGAAGGGATTCGTTCAATGTGGCGTCAGTGACGGTTTGCCGGGCTTCTCGGTGCCGGATGCCAAGGGCAACATCGTCGGGATCGACGCCGACGTCTGCCGCGCGGTGGCCGCTGCGGTGTTCGGCGACGCCAAGAAGGTCAAGTTCAGCCAGCTCAACGCCAAGGAGCGCTTCACGGCGCTGCAGTCCGGCGAAGTCGACGTGCTGTCGCGCAACACCACTTGGACCAGCTCCCGTGACGCCGGCATGGGCCTGGTGTTCGCCGGTGTTACCTACTACGACGGCATTGGTTTCCTGGTCAACAAGAAGCTCGGCGTTTCCAGCGCCAAGGAACTGGACGGCGCAACCATCTGCATCCAGGCCGGTACCACCACCGAGCTCAACGTTTCCGACTACTTCCGCGCCAATGGCCTGAAGTACACCCCGATCACCTTCGACACTTCCGATGAGAGCGCCAAGTCGCTGGAGTCCGGTCGTTGCGACGTGCTGACCTCGGACAAGTCGCAGCTCTACGCACAGCGCTCCAAGCTGGCCGCCCCGGCCGATTACGTGGTACTGCCAGAGACCATCTCCAAGGAGCCACTGGGCCCGGTAGTGCGCAAAGGCGATGAAGAGTGGTTCAGCATCGTCAAGTGGACCCTGTTCGCCATGCTCAATGCCGAAGAGATGGGCATCAGCTCGAAAAACGTCGAAGCCGAAGCCAAGGCCACCAAGAACCCTGACGTGGCCCGTATGCTCGGCGCCGACGGCGAGTACGGCAAAGACCTGAAACTGCCGAAGGACTGGGTCGTGCAGATCGTCAAGCAGGTCGGCAACTACGGTGAAGTCTTCGAGAAAAACCTGGGCAAGGAAACCCCACTGCAAATCGACCGCGGTCTGAACGCCCTGTGGAACAACGGCGGCATCCAGTACGCGCCACCGGTGCGCTGA
- a CDS encoding amino acid ABC transporter permease, with protein MQNNIGAPKGLSLSDPRVRAWLFQILTVVAVVGLGWYLFHNTQTNLQHRGITSGFDFLERSAGFGIAQHLIPYTEQDSYARVFVIGLLNTLLVTFIGIILATLLGFIIGVARLSPNWMISKLATVYVETFRNIPPLLQILFWYFAVFLTLPGPRGSINLNDTFFISNRGLNMPGAAMAEGFWPFVVAVGLAILAIMVMVRLANRRFEATGEPFHKFWVGLFLLFGIPALCVLLFGAPVHWEMPQLKGFNFVGGWVLIPELLALTLALTIYTAAFIAEIVRSGIRSVSYGQTEAARSLGLREGPTLRKVIIPQALRVIIPPLTSQYLNLAKNSSLAAGIGYPEMVSLFAGTVLNQTGQAIEVIAITMSVYLAISISISLLMNWYNKRIALIER; from the coding sequence ATGCAAAATAATATCGGCGCACCCAAGGGACTATCCCTGAGCGATCCACGTGTGCGTGCGTGGCTGTTCCAGATCCTCACCGTGGTCGCGGTGGTCGGTCTGGGCTGGTACTTGTTTCACAATACCCAGACCAACCTGCAACACCGCGGGATCACTTCGGGCTTCGACTTTCTCGAACGCAGTGCTGGCTTCGGCATCGCCCAGCACCTGATCCCCTATACTGAACAGGACAGTTATGCGCGGGTCTTCGTCATCGGCCTGCTCAACACCCTGCTGGTAACCTTCATCGGCATCATCCTCGCGACCCTGCTGGGCTTCATCATCGGTGTGGCACGACTGTCACCGAACTGGATGATCAGCAAGCTGGCCACAGTGTATGTCGAGACTTTCCGTAACATCCCACCGCTGCTGCAGATCCTGTTCTGGTACTTCGCGGTGTTCCTGACCCTGCCGGGACCGCGGGGTAGCATCAATCTCAACGACACCTTCTTTATCAGCAACCGGGGCCTGAACATGCCCGGGGCTGCCATGGCCGAAGGATTCTGGCCATTCGTCGTCGCCGTGGGGCTGGCGATCCTCGCCATTATGGTGATGGTGCGTCTGGCCAACCGACGCTTTGAGGCCACCGGCGAGCCGTTTCACAAATTCTGGGTCGGCCTGTTCCTGCTCTTCGGCATTCCGGCGTTGTGCGTGCTGCTGTTCGGCGCGCCGGTGCACTGGGAAATGCCGCAGCTCAAGGGCTTCAACTTCGTTGGCGGCTGGGTGCTGATCCCCGAACTGCTGGCGCTGACCCTGGCGCTGACCATCTATACCGCGGCGTTCATCGCCGAGATCGTACGTTCCGGTATCCGTTCGGTGAGCTACGGCCAGACCGAGGCAGCCCGCTCCCTGGGCCTGCGCGAGGGGCCGACCCTGCGCAAGGTGATCATTCCCCAGGCGCTGCGGGTGATTATCCCGCCGCTGACCAGCCAGTACCTGAACCTGGCGAAGAACTCTTCGCTGGCGGCCGGTATTGGCTACCCGGAAATGGTCTCGCTGTTCGCTGGTACCGTGCTCAACCAGACCGGCCAGGCCATCGAGGTGATCGCCATCACCATGAGCGTCTATCTGGCCATCAGCATCAGCATTTCCCTGCTGATGAACTGGTACAACAAGCGCATTGCGCTGATCGAGCGGTGA